The following proteins are encoded in a genomic region of Dialister hominis:
- a CDS encoding LysM peptidoglycan-binding domain-containing protein, which produces MKSLIRRIRWARIGCILCGLLAAGAVGYGCYRDSLDTELVEYRATVEEGDTLWGIVAKAATDKEDMSKLTWQVMHDNRISDPGHLQPGTELIIHVKKAREL; this is translated from the coding sequence ATGAAATCACTAATCAGAAGAATCCGCTGGGCGCGCATCGGATGCATACTCTGCGGCCTCCTGGCCGCTGGCGCCGTAGGCTATGGCTGCTACAGAGACAGCCTAGACACAGAACTGGTGGAGTACCGGGCCACCGTAGAAGAAGGTGACACGCTATGGGGCATCGTGGCAAAAGCGGCCACGGACAAGGAGGATATGAGTAAGCTCACATGGCAGGTGATGCATGACAACCGGATTTCAGACCCGGGGCACCTGCAGCCGGGGACGGAGCTCATTATCCACGTGAAGAAAGCGAGGGAGCTGTGA
- a CDS encoding single-stranded DNA-binding protein, which produces MNAVQLLGNLERDPIIRATRTGRTVASFSIAVSRIYTTPQGEQRELTDWINIVAWGTLAEAVRSELKKGSRVFVAGRISTRSYDAQDGTKRYVTEVVAETICRQLQAPSNNGQSYGNEQYSGGQQGGNHGDFEQFGEARPEKPPMEQENLPLGQGNVPFPAACLRN; this is translated from the coding sequence ATGAATGCAGTACAGCTTTTAGGAAACCTGGAGAGAGATCCCATCATTCGTGCTACAAGAACGGGAAGGACGGTAGCGTCTTTCTCCATTGCGGTGAGCCGCATCTACACCACGCCACAGGGAGAGCAGAGAGAGCTCACAGACTGGATAAACATCGTGGCATGGGGAACGCTGGCGGAAGCCGTGAGGAGTGAGCTCAAGAAAGGAAGCCGCGTCTTCGTGGCAGGCCGTATTTCAACCCGTTCCTATGATGCCCAGGATGGTACAAAGCGGTATGTCACCGAAGTGGTGGCAGAAACCATCTGCAGACAGCTGCAGGCTCCTTCCAACAATGGGCAGTCCTATGGCAATGAACAGTACTCCGGCGGACAGCAGGGAGGAAACCACGGAGACTTCGAACAGTTTGGAGAAGCCAGACCGGAGAAGCCGCCAATGGAGCAGGAAAACCTTCCATTAGGACAAGGAAATGTTCCCTTTCCGGCTGCGTGCCTCCGGAATTGA
- a CDS encoding rolling circle replication-associated protein, which yields MRKRSTNYKKGPAYVKKTMIAGPTITIDKYISGRIGTKDQHRVRIHPTEEKVMRWQNKRAERKVYGLLEENFNPDDLWCTFTYPAKTRKSAEEVRKDVDRFMRRVKRIYRKHEKEVKSIKTGSIGAKGGIHLHMVLNKDFDGAEAAIEKAWQDTVGTAACPFPRVNIRHLDRSHEWHQLAAYIVKNGVEGREKGEPIFKHRYSTSRNLRKPKEKVEIIYAGWWSENPKPIKGYEIIKDSQRDTFGKEGYPYQTYTMIRTNVRRNYPLRI from the coding sequence ATGCGGAAACGTAGTACGAATTACAAAAAAGGACCTGCTTACGTGAAAAAGACAATGATAGCAGGACCTACCATCACGATTGATAAATACATATCAGGGAGGATAGGGACAAAGGACCAGCACAGAGTGAGAATCCATCCCACAGAAGAAAAGGTCATGCGCTGGCAGAACAAGAGGGCAGAGAGAAAAGTATATGGTCTGCTGGAGGAGAACTTCAATCCCGATGACCTGTGGTGTACCTTCACCTATCCGGCCAAGACAAGAAAGTCAGCAGAAGAGGTGAGGAAGGACGTGGACCGTTTCATGCGTAGAGTGAAGCGAATCTACAGGAAGCATGAAAAAGAAGTGAAAAGTATCAAGACAGGATCCATCGGGGCCAAAGGTGGAATTCATCTGCACATGGTTCTGAACAAGGACTTCGACGGAGCGGAGGCAGCCATAGAGAAAGCATGGCAGGACACCGTGGGCACCGCAGCCTGCCCGTTTCCCCGGGTGAACATCCGACACCTTGATCGTTCCCACGAATGGCATCAGCTTGCCGCCTACATCGTGAAGAACGGAGTGGAAGGCAGGGAGAAAGGAGAACCCATCTTCAAGCACCGGTACTCCACCAGCCGTAACCTGAGAAAACCAAAGGAAAAAGTAGAAATCATCTATGCCGGATGGTGGTCAGAAAACCCGAAGCCTATCAAAGGCTATGAAATCATCAAAGACAGCCAGCGGGACACCTTCGGAAAAGAAGGCTACCCATACCAGACATACACCATGATCCGGACAAACGTAAGAAGAAATTATCCGCTTCGGATTTAG
- a CDS encoding HNH endonuclease encodes MWRFKLSKNNYEKLKALVRDREGYISRAREYFNIIGELPPAYGGQIHHVEWRSHGGGDREDNLILLSFQLHDRVHSASRKERKELEAKFLSYLSCGEVEKWRSEHREELEALYRVAEEEMEKKKRNGCLPKKPKWAAF; translated from the coding sequence TTGTGGAGGTTCAAACTTTCAAAGAATAATTACGAAAAACTGAAAGCCCTGGTGCGGGACAGGGAAGGATACATCTCCCGGGCCAGGGAATATTTCAACATCATCGGAGAACTCCCGCCGGCCTACGGCGGGCAGATTCACCACGTTGAATGGAGATCACACGGAGGCGGAGACAGGGAAGATAACCTGATCCTTCTTTCCTTCCAGCTGCACGACAGGGTGCACAGCGCATCCAGGAAGGAAAGAAAGGAACTGGAAGCGAAATTCCTGTCCTACCTTTCCTGCGGGGAGGTGGAGAAATGGCGAAGCGAGCACAGGGAAGAGCTGGAAGCTCTTTACCGGGTAGCCGAAGAAGAAATGGAAAAGAAAAAGCGGAACGGCTGCCTGCCGAAAAAGCCGAAGTGGGCCGCATTCTGA